The segment CCTAGTGTACTATCAATGTAATCAGCATTGGATAAACTCACTTTTTTCCTTTGTTCTGGCATTCCACGTTGCAGTCATCCAGCCGACAAAGTCAAAGGTGTCATGAAGGGGCGGGACATTACAGCCATTGCGATCAGGTAAGGGTACAGTGACGGCATATTTTGTGTCTGTATTGTTAATCTGGATCAGCATAAGATCATGGTATATATTATGTTGGTTGTCTTTGAACTTCTTCTTATCTGACGCTTCGATGTTCTTTCTAATGCCCTGTCCAGCAGGGTGCTTTCCAATTACGGCCTCCAGGTTTCTGTTAGGGAAAGTGAAAAGTGCAACATGAACCAACATAAAAAACTGGTGCTACATGTAACCTTAACAGTGTGGTTGCACTTTGtggtcttgcactttaaatgtctgtatgggcactgtctatgtccatactgtcttaagtccatgtataagtactgtctatgtctatactgtctatgtcctaacctagattagtctatgtctgtatgggaaagcaagaaatgtaatttcaaattctttgtatgaccagtgcatgtaaagaaattgacaataaaacctacttgacttgacttgacttgacgtggtTAATAAAGTGGTATATAACCTATATCTGTGAGAGGTCATGGCTGAACGTTGACCCTTTGGCAGGATGTCAAATACAGTAAAGACTGTAATATGGTTAGATTAAGATGGAtatgggggggcgctgtggtgcagcatgctaagccccccacatatggacTCATGGGGACTCATGGGGgctcatgcccatggggacataGGTTCGAGTCCAGACTCTTTCATGTCCCgttcctaccccatctctctctccctctcatttcctgtctccatctttgaCTGTCTTGTCTAAAGACAAAAGCTAAAATGCCACCCAAAAAAGAAAGATGGATAGATATAATATCACATTGTTCAGAGTAACAACACAATTGCGTAAAGCATTGAAAACCAATTGGAGagaattatttttattattttatatgttTTTTCTCAACAACTCAAAACATAGAGACAGACTAAAGAAATGTATGATTCATGGTACAGTATCAGTATACCAGTCGAATCTCAAATCCAAAAAAACttgtttcgggtgcaggttcaaaaaagtttAGTCCataggtaatgaaaaaaaaacgcacaccgGTGAGCTTCCATTTAATCCATTTTATGTTGTGACGTTCTCGAAATCAAATGGATTAAATGGGACCTCACCGGTGtgcactttttttttcattacctacACAGTATCAGTATGCACCATATTGTGTATACATATTTACCAGTCATGAAATCCAAAAATTGTGGATTGTTGAAGAAAATAGCATGGAGCCCCTCCACAACCATATCATGGGGCCCCTGTGAGGGTCTTGGCCCCATGCATTGTCCTGATCCAACTCCCATCCCACAACCCCATTATATGGCAGTACCCTTGTCAACAAAAATATTCCAATTTGTAGCACTCAAGGAAGCATGTAgtagagtaaagtacagtacattaaTCCAGAAAGAATAGGTGCTCACCAGCAGCATACTGATGCACAATAAAAGCATCACATTTTCACACACTACATTCATTCACTTGGATCAGCACAGGGGGGGCTacggagaggaaaggaaatgcaAGGGTGGCTAACACGGGGCAGTCATGGCTCAGTGgctagagcgctggcctttagatcagagggttgcaggttcaaacctcaccatcaccttcatccatggctgaagtgcccttgagcaaggcacctaaccccaaattgctccaaggcctgtaaccaataccttgtacatACTGTTAAATAGCTGTAAATCGCTTCGGATAaaaaaagcgccagctaagtgtaatgtaataataacacaaGGGTTAAGCATACTCACTTCTTATCACAATGTTCTGCTGTAATGATCCACCGGGAGCTGAGCAGGGAGCCGCCACAGTGTCCCTTGTCGTTCCCAGGGGTCGTCAGAACCACGTGGTGTCGTCCTTGGTGATCTGGGCAGTCCCAGCCTATCCCCCTCCTCAAGTAGTGGCCCATAGCACAGCCTACTCATGTTCACATTGAAATACAGTCAAGGGTGCAGGTACATTATTTGAAGTtcagagttgtattaagtagacATAAAATTACTCTTACAACATTACTACATTAGTGGTATTATATTGCATGGTTTCATCTTTGcaatatcacactactagtgttgtaatgacatatgtaagagtacttctacttctacttcatacaactttgTTGAAGTTGATCAAAGATGTTCTCAGACTGTGTATTCACAAAACGTAGCCTGCTCATGTGAACACACTGGTGCCCTATATAAGCATTTACATTTACCCATGGACAGTGTTATGAGTTATACATGATGCCCCGAATTACCTCCGTCTGTTTTCTGTGAAGGAAATAGGCATTTGTTTGTCTACGCTTTGCATATACTATGTGTCCGTGTGACAACAGTGGTTCCATGCATATACCATTTTATATAA is part of the Engraulis encrasicolus isolate BLACKSEA-1 unplaced genomic scaffold, IST_EnEncr_1.0 scaffold_69_np1212, whole genome shotgun sequence genome and harbors:
- the LOC134444745 gene encoding snake venom serine protease ussurin-like, which codes for MGHYLRRGIGWDCPDHQGRHHVVLTTPGNDKGHCGGSLLSSRWIITAEHCDKKNLEAVIGKHPAGQGIRKNIEASDKKKFKDNQHNIYHDLMLIQINNTDTKYAVTVPLPDRNGCNVPPLHDTFDFVGWMTATWNARTKEKNIFHANKLQCGHLEVVVCGTAEEYASSTDLQDYQFQHLLCGMDSKKVCDGCHGDSGSSLLYGGKLHGVLVMSDDYVCGDTVDFMNICHSEYREWIFKTTGL